CTAAATAATAATAGagcattaaattaaattacctccttaaattattaaataaaattttttgtaCATATAAATTCTAAATGTATCACCTTATCAAATCCCACTCTacccatttttttaatattatctttctgaaaagtgattaaattaaattaaaaagggtTTTGAAGTCTACCATATATGTCCAAATTTGAAAGCAACTGCCTTTCTCTATTCATCGCCCAAATTGTTTGTGAAATCCAAAAGGGTTACTTTTTAAATCTATTTCTTGGATGAACTATTCTCAAAGCGTctcaaattataatttctcaAGTTCGTGTTTATTCTgctattcatttttaataataagttaaaaatgatgaaaaaaaaaaactcgaaAGGAGATTCATGTATTGTTGGTTTTGGTTCAATCGCTGGATTTGAGTATTTTCATCGTCTGATTATCTGATTTGcttatttgttattgttctcTGTTATTGAgttgttcttctttttttcaattttgtgtaATGCCAATCGTTTGCCGGGTGTTGTCGTATGAGGTAAAAGGATAATTTCTTTGTTATGAAGAGATTGTTTCTTATTGAAGAAACAAATGCTTAGTTGAGGAAACTCGATGTGAGATGGCGATCTATTTATTTGGATAAGGATAATTTCATAGATTAATGAACCATTATTACCATAATTAATCATGATTTGATAGGCTAATGAATCTTAattttttggttaaaatattattttaatttctactttaaatattttatttgtttatttttaattatttttattcaattagttttcgatttttttaaaaacaatttactttgattatttTGACTAAATTTGTATAAACCATGTTAATGTCATATTTGTAATTGTCACGTATTactttatagatttttattttattttttacttttttttatgagtTAAGATCTtgtagtattatttttaattgtgttctCAAGTTATTTTGTATTCAAattagtatttatatatatttcgtTTATATTAACACGTATCACTTTTATTGTCATAAACacaatacaaatataaaaaaaattgaaatttaaaaaaatttaaaattaaaattataatagtgACACGTACAAAGATAATATTTACcttgtttatacaaatttaaaaaaaatctaattgaattttttaacaaaaataaaaactcaattaaatgccaaaaaagaaaattgaataaaaataaaacaaaaacaaaattgtatttaaatttttaattttaaattgtaagtataggtatatattttgaattttttcttaGAATACTACAACTATGATCATGAAACTCTGTGTCAAGAGCGACACATGTAAGTACAAATGTCATGAAATGATAATGTAATAAAACTTCCTAAccatttttctgttattttattttataagttttaactaattattttaatccatATATAGAAGAAACATGTTATGAGAGGTAAATTCACGTATAATACCACATTCATCATTCgtatttgttataattattcCTTACAGATGTAGTTTGGAACGCAAGTGGTATGAGAAGGGAAGAAGCTTTTCTTTGCTGATAGGACAAtgatatattcataatttttttttatgacaaatgatattttgacaactttttttttaataatttttttacaacagaacacgtgagttgttaaagagactttttcctttttctcaattattcttttataataagacatgtgtcattattttattagtttgtttaaatttatgtttaagaGAATATTTGAAAGGAATCAATTATAGATTATTAtatatgcattgtcaaaaagttgtaaaaaagaattgataaagagactttttcctgtATAGTTTTAGTGGTGATTCATTTacacaactatttttttttctacataaattaatatttcattgaaataaaaagttttattaagaaaaatagttatataatagATGTATTTATTGTATTGTTACGAATTTTCACATTTAGTGAAATTAAGTTAATActaatttaattcttaattaatattatagtgtttttagttttgataattGCGTGAGGGAGATTGGTTAGTTAGCATAGatgtaatgtaaaataaaaaagaagggtgagtgctaaaaaaaattactctccaTTATCAAAAAAGATTACTGAAAGAGAGATATGATATAAGagtaatagaataataaaagaataaaggaaTAATCTAGAGAGGAGTCCAACAGGAAGAGGTTTTGGGGTTCCAAATGGCAGGGAGCAAAAACTTGGTGCCCTTGTCGCCGACAACATTGTAGGAACCACCGGTTACGGGGTCGACGGGTACTTCAACTGATGCAAAAACATCAGGGCACATGCTTGTGGCTTCGTATACATGGTTTCCTCGTACACTTGTGTAAAACCCGTCACCCATAGGATTTGTGACTGCTCCGGCCAACCCTCCGGCCAACAACTTCACCATCACATCTGCTCCGATATCTCCGCTTGGGGGCAACAGCACTTGCCCTTGTTTACCACTGCTCGCAACGAATGGCCATGCACATTCGGGGCACTCGTCCTCCGGGTCCCCTACGGCAACATAAGTGTTATTATCTATAAGACCGTGCTGGGCGCATGATCCTGCACACATATCCTGCACGGTCACACCCTTCGAGGCTACGATCAGAGCCAGGGTGTCTGGAGTTCTGGCGGTTGCCGTGGGGATAAGGAGCCTGATGAAATCTCTGATGAGGACTTTTCCGTAGTCATAGCCTGGCACGAAAGCTTCGTTTACCACCTTGACCGCGATCCTTGAAGAACCTGCACCTGATTTTGCGTATGCTTGATAACTCTCCACCATGTTCCACCACGTGGCAACCTGGGGTATGTTATCCGCGGTAGGGGTGACGGTGTTGAGGGACCTGAAGAAGGACAAAATGGCTTTCCTTTGGGCCCTTGGAATTTGGCCGTACCAGACTATGCCAACTTTCAACATGCCACTGGTTAGGGGTCCGCCGTGGTAGGATATGGGTTGTGCATCTTTCGGGCCAACGGAAAAGGCCAccggaagaaggagaagaacgGAGACAGAGAAAGCAAAAGAGAGCAGAAGGTGTTTTGGCACAAAGCAGGCCATCTTCTCCTCTCAGTTTATTCGATGTTTTAAGTGCACTTAactttattattactattattcgATGTTGAGTGCACTTATGTTCCTCTCATGCTTTCTTCCAGTATTTATAATCCTCACCCTCCTCTTAAGATAGAAGAAGCCAACCATTAACAGCCCCACAAAATAGCTTAAATCTCCCTGTTCTTGCGCCACCGCATTCAACCCTCCTAAAAAGAAGGAACTTCATTCCCAAAATTAATGGTTTTTCCTTCAAACAGGGTTGTTTTATGGaccatctttcaaactaaattGTAACTTGGTATATTTTTGTAGCCAAAAGTTATAACCAAATTATTTCAATGAAATCTTTTTATATGAGTGATCCcatatattaaaactaaactCTATCTACTTATCGGATGGCTTAAATTGAAACTtgtcatttttctatttcattttcattgctaaatcaattttatatctCTTAAGTTAAGTGTCctatatgaatttaaatatttctcattCATTGTCTCAACTCAACCATAGTATTTAtcgaaaaattattaatatgctTGGGAATTTTGTatggaaaataaatattgttttcttaacttgatttatattataattctcgatgagatatataaaaaaagcaTAATCTTTTTTATACTAATGGAAATACAtgtatatatgataataaaaaataaaaaatttattaatataataattattaaaataaaaattaattgttaaaataaaaagtaattattaaaataataaaatattattaaattctcAAATGCTTCATAAgaaatacttataaaataaataatttgtatttactCGTGATAGTGTTTTCTTAAGCAAcggttttaaattttaaatataatttatcaaatatttagaaatgaGATATATACagttattatttgaatatgCTATCtccaataaaaaacaaaattaataaatgttttatatcaAAAGATGAAATGGAATGTTATAGGCAGTCATTACTTTTCAGCATGTTGATATGGGTTTGGTTTaagattttgaagagaattCTTTGTACTGAAATTTATAATGTGTAAGTATTAAACTAGTTAAAAGATAACGTATTATTTTCAAAGCTCAAAAAAGTCAATAAGGtcacaacaaaaatataaaataatttattaataataggaCTGTATCTTGAGTTATccatattaaatatgtttaaaaaaaattaaacgatagtttatataatataaattcttaaaattctgatatttttttcttatatgttacttaaatattttatttttatttaacttgaaagaaaaaagtgtagcaaattaaaaaaaaaataaaacaaaaaatcattacaGAAAATGCAAGGTCCACTCCTGTCCCTTCAGACATTAGAATTTCCCCATTAAACCAAAGTGGAACCTTAGTTAGCATGGCTACGTGCATGTTGGAttggaaacaagaaaaaaattacactatgcttttattttaaaatgaagtagctttttattattttatttggtttgtacatttttaatttgtgtCTCTGCAACGCCTAGACTCTGCAACTGGAgccttcttcaaccttcagcgACTACGCACAgtagcgttttttttttttccttttgtgtaGCTGGGTCTAAAACGATTGCGAGACAAACCCAATTAGCTCTCTGCGATGGAGGATTACAAAGTTTCGATTTTTTGGTGATTGGATGCAACAATTTATTACGGGAATTGAAGCAATGCGCAAGGCGATCTCCTTTCTCGTTCAACCGCGATGCCTCCTTCTCGTCATTGTTCTTACAATTTTCTTGATTCTCGCAATATCTGGTTCTAGACGGGTATgcactttttctttgtttattatttGCTTTGTGGATTTCAAGCGGGGTTTCGACCTAATTGTTTGATCTGGCCATGAATCGGTCTCTTTGAGCCTATTGGGTATTGGGAAAAACACAATTCCAACGTTGACTAGAGATAGTATGAAAATACATGATACAAGTAGGGGCAATCCTAACTCTGCAGGGTTGAGATTGGTGTGAACTACTTTGTAAGAATGGGATGTCGTTAATTTGATTTCGTTGGTTGAATACTCGGTTGCAATGGTTTTAGTTGTAATTCAATTTCTTTCgagatttttacttttactttccGAAATGAAAAAAAGTGTAGTTAGATGTTAGCTTTTGCATTGCATTATGGCCCTCTGATTAATCTTGATCAACTCAGATATATCCCTTTATTGGGCAAGATGGGGAAAGGTGATGATCTTTTTGATTGCCTTCTGATGGCCATTTGATTGATGATGCGGGTAGGGGTGCGTAGGCAAGTTGAGTCTTCGGCTTGATAAATTGTGAAGAGGCATGCACTTAGGTAATGCGATTGTTTGCTAAGTACAGTGATCACCATTGTGTGTTGATTGCACAATGACTTCGATATCACTAAAATTATTCTTGGATAACACAGTTTATTCATTTGGATTTTAGATATATATGTATTCCCTTGGTCAAGAATCCTCCTGGTGTGCTGCATTCATTATAATATCTACCTCTATAGGTTATGGATTCTTTAGGAATATGTGCAGTACTCTTCTACTTCTATGATTTGTCCATTCGTCTTAGGTTATGACTTCAtcagtaatttaaatatttggtgGTATGATAACATACATGTTAAGGTTCGTGTTTTACCTATTTCACTTATTTACCACCAAGAAAGAAAGTTCTGAATTTGGTTTATGTAAATTCTAAGTCAAGTTTCCCACTAAGATGGGAAAGTAAATTATAGTTTGGGATTAACTAATGTTGCATGCAGTCATGTGAAACTTGCAAGTCAGCTCGCTGACTCATGAGTTTACGTTTCCACCTGGGGAAAACAAGTTCAGTTACACGAAAATTTTGGTGAAAAAGACTTGGGTGGAACGAGATAGACATAGATTAGATTGTATTAACTTGTGATTCTATGGGTTGAGTTTGAGAACCTTCTGGGtcacatttttgtttctcaCAATGCAGCATTTTTTAACCAGAAACTAGTATTCAAAACTCAGGTTTGACTAGCTAACCAATAATGTAGACACTAAACAGTTTAGGTAGCATTCTTCACGTTGAGGATGGAACATCTCAAGCATGAAACTAGATATTTTGAATGGTCCAATAGTGGGTGACACAATAGGTCCAACAAACCTTGTTGGGATAAATTTTGATACCATCTTATGAAAGTGAATTTTGAACCTCACTGAACCTCACAAAATCAACTTGATAAGGTGAGTTTTGTACCCACCAATACATTATTTGACCCTCGATATGGGATTTTCAAGATTATTAACAAACAAAGGCTAATGAGACCCAATGTTATCACTCATTTCATCAACATCTATGAGATCTTTACCCATCAATTTATCCAATTAAGTCCACCGTTTGATGGTGGCATGGTCAATAATGAAATATTAGTAAGTAATTCTATGCTATGTTGgacacaatttaaataaaaacaaaagaaaaatagatggACAGAAAAGAAGTTGATAAAGGATATGAAAGAGAGAAGATGAGGGGACAACAATGAAAGGGCATTCCAA
This DNA window, taken from Vigna radiata var. radiata cultivar VC1973A chromosome 5, Vradiata_ver6, whole genome shotgun sequence, encodes the following:
- the LOC106760505 gene encoding protein EXORDIUM-like; translation: MACFVPKHLLLSFAFSVSVLLLLPVAFSVGPKDAQPISYHGGPLTSGMLKVGIVWYGQIPRAQRKAILSFFRSLNTVTPTADNIPQVATWWNMVESYQAYAKSGAGSSRIAVKVVNEAFVPGYDYGKVLIRDFIRLLIPTATARTPDTLALIVASKGVTVQDMCAGSCAQHGLIDNNTYVAVGDPEDECPECAWPFVASSGKQGQVLLPPSGDIGADVMVKLLAGGLAGAVTNPMGDGFYTSVRGNHVYEATSMCPDVFASVEVPVDPVTGGSYNVVGDKGTKFLLPAIWNPKTSSCWTPL